The Pseudomonas sp. MM223 genome segment CGCGGCCAGTTGGCCTTCGGGCAGCTCGCGGAACAGGGCTACCGACAGCACGCCTTGCAACCAGTCGACAGTGACCTGCTCCAGGCCTGCCCAGCAGCGGCCACGGCCATGGAACAGGCGGCGGGTTTCCTGCGGGGCAGGGTCGAGGGCGGCGAGCAGGTGCTGCTCAAGGGTGTGGATCGGGGAGGTCATGGTGGGTCGCAGGCTGGCAAAAACGGCATTCTACCTTGCTGGCCTCTTCGCGGGCACGCAAGGTCACCTCAAGGCTTGACTACAACCCGCGCCGGCCGAAACCACCACCCCTGCTGCATCCCTGCTGCCGCCAGCAGTATCAATGCAACCCCAACCCATTGCAGCGGCGCCAAGCGATGCCCGAACGCCACCCAATCCACCAAAATTGCCGCAATCGGGTAAATGAACGACAGCGCCCCCGTCAACGCCGTGGGCAAACGCTGAATGGCACTGTACAGCAACACATACATAAGGCCGGTGTGGACCATGCCCAGTGTCAGCAAGCTGGCCAATGCCGGCATTTCGCCCGGTAACCCGCCGAGGTTGACCCAAGGCGCCAGCAACAGCACACCCGTCGTTACCTGAATCAACGCAATCAGGTGCGGTGGAGTGCCTTTCAGCCGCTTGATGATCAACGCCGCAATGGCATACAAAAACGCCGCGCCCAGTGCCAGGGCAATGCCCAGCAGGTAATCTTCGCCACCGCCCTGCCCCGCACCATGGGCGCTGACGATGGCCAACATGCCGAGGAACGCCACGCTCAGCCAGGCAAGCTTGGCCAGGGTGATCTTCTCGCCGAGGAACAACGCCGCCAGCCCCACCAGCATGAATGGCTGTACGTTGTACACCGCCGTGCCAATGGCAATCGATGCACGTGAATACGAGGCAAACAACAACAGCCAGTTACCGACAATCGCCACCCCGCTGGCAATCGCCAGCAGAAACGCCGTGCGGCTGATCACACCCGCCCGCAAAAAACCGAAAGCGGCGCAAATCACCAGCAAGGTCACGGCACCGAACACGCAACGCCAGAACACAACGTCCAGTACCGGCTGGCCGGACACCAGCACGAACCAGCCAATGGTCCCGGAAATCAGCATGGCGGCGACCATTTCCAGCGAGCCACGGCGCAACGAACTGTCCATCTCACACCTCCCGTTGTTGATGGCAACAGTATGCAAAGGTTGCCGCCGGGCCTTCCAGCGGATAACCAAGGCAAATTGGCAGCCTTGCCTTTACTATCAAGGCAAATAACGCCAATTACCTGATGAGGTGCCCATGACCGATGCCATCGACCAACTGTTGATCAATGCACTGATGGAGGACTCGCGCCGCTCGCTCAAAGCCCTGGCGCAAGTCAGCGGGTTGTCGGCGCCCAGCGTCAGCGAGCGCCTGCGCCGGCTGGAAGAGCGTGGCGTGCTGCGCGGTTACACGGTGGAGGTCGACCCGCGTGCCTTTGGTTACCAGTTGCAGGCCATCGTGCGCATTCGCCCGTTGCCGGGCCAGCTGCAGGAGGTGGAACGGCAGATCATTGCCATGCCCGAGTTCACCGAGTGCGACAAGGTCACCGGCGAGGACTGTTTCATTGCCCGGCTGCATGTGCGCTCGATGGAGCAGTTGGACACCCTGCTCGACCGCATCAATGTGCTGGCCGAGACCAACACCGCCATCATCAAGAAAAGCCCGGTGAAGCGGCGGTTACCGCCGATGGATTGATTTCGTCTGTACCCGCGAAGAGGCCTGCGCAGGAAAAGCTGACTATTTTTTGTACACACAAATGTCACCATAAGTGCCATTTTTGTGTGCACTTTCTCCAACGGCGCCCCATTGCGTTACACACTCCCCGCCACTAATTTTGACCATTCGATCAACTAACTAATCCATAAAAAATTTAAACCTGTTCATTTGGTCAACTTATAGCCCATTTATTTCATTAACTTATCTTTCAAAAAGATAAGTTCGAAATTATCACCTGTAGAAACCTGCTTCCCCTTGGCATGGAACTCGCTTTTGTGTGTTCGTGTTTTGTATACAACTTAAACAAAACATAAATACACAAGAACCCGCGACGCCGGCCCAAAACCGGCCGCCGCGCCCAGAACCCTGTGATGCCAAGCTGCACCGACGAGATGGCGAGCCCGTGCGCATGCCCGCTCATCGCAGTCAACGTGCATCAGGAGCCCGCCGGAATGAGTAGCAGCCTCGACCTTGCCCCTGAACTATCCGTCGCCAGCACCCACCCCGCTTCCAACCTCGTCGGCAACGCGCCGGAGCTGGCCCTGAGCCCGCGACTGCACAACCGCGACCTTGCCCCGACACGCACCGAAGGGCGGCGCTGGGGTGGCTACAGCATCTTCGCGTTGTGGACAAACGATGTGCACAATATTGCCAACTATTCGTTCGCCATGGGCTTGTTCGCCCTTGGCCTGGGTGGCTGGCAGATCTTGCTGTCGCTGGCCATTGGCGCAGCACTGGTGTACTTCTTCATGAACCTGTCCGGCTACATGGGGCAGAAAACCGGGGTGCCGTTCCCGGTCATCAGCCGCATTGCCTTTGGCATCCACGGCGCACAGCTACCCGCGCTGATCCGTGCCGTCATCGCCATTGCCTGGTTTGGCATACAAACCTACCTGGCCTCGGTAGTGCTACGCGTATTGCTCACCGCCGTATGGCCGCAAATGGCAACCTACGACCATGACAGTATCCTTGGCCTGTCGAGCCTGGGCTGGGTGTGCTTCATATCCATCTGGCTGGTGCAGTTGGTGATTCTGGCCTACGGCATGGAGATGGTGCGCCGTTACGAGGCCTTCGCCGGCCCGGTGATCCTGCTGACCGTTGCCGCCCTGGCAGTGTTCATGTACTTCAAGGCCGATGCACGTATCGCCTGGTCGGTCGCCGAGCCACTGACCGGCGTTGAGATGTGGCGCAACATCTTCGCCGGCGGCGCACTGTGGCTGGCGATCTACGGCACCCTGGTGCTGAACTTCTGCGACTTCGCCCGCTCTTCGCCGTGCCGCAAAACCATCCGCGTCGGCAACTTCTGGGGCTTGCCGGTGA includes the following:
- the pucI_3 gene encoding putative allantoin permease (*Name pucI_3), coding for MSSSLDLAPELSVASTHPASNLVGNAPELALSPRLHNRDLAPTRTEGRRWGGYSIFALWTNDVHNIANYSFAMGLFALGLGGWQILLSLAIGAALVYFFMNLSGYMGQKTGVPFPVISRIAFGIHGAQLPALIRAVIAIAWFGIQTYLASVVLRVLLTAVWPQMATYDHDSILGLSSLGWVCFISIWLVQLVILAYGMEMVRRYEAFAGPVILLTVAALAVFMYFKADARIAWSVAEPLTGVEMWRNIFAGGALWLAIYGTLVLNFCDFARSSPCRKTIRVGNFWGLPVNILVFAVITVVLCGAQFQINGQIIDSPTQIVAAIPSTLFLVLGCVAFLIVTVAVNIMANFVAPAFVLSNLAPRHLNFRRAGLISATLAVLILPWNLYNSPLVIVYFLSGLGALLGPLYGVIMSDYWLLRKGCINVPELYTEHPTGAYHYSKGINLRAVAAFVPAALLAIVLALVPNFHSVAPFSWLIGAGIAAVLYLLIAPRNRHYHDVSGECIAVDHSSH
- the lrpC gene encoding HTH-type transcriptional regulator LrpC (*Name lrpC) gives rise to the protein MTDAIDQLLINALMEDSRRSLKALAQVSGLSAPSVSERLRRLEERGVLRGYTVEVDPRAFGYQLQAIVRIRPLPGQLQEVERQIIAMPEFTECDKVTGEDCFIARLHVRSMEQLDTLLDRINVLAETNTAIIKKSPVKRRLPPMD